One Tolypothrix bouteillei VB521301 DNA window includes the following coding sequences:
- a CDS encoding transposase family protein — protein sequence MSNILNHIEENPKETKRLIGLEYEQLQQLIQNAERLHHEKQELLESTKVRIIASGGGRKPKLSMKEEIILTLVYLRHLTTFQLLGIQFGVSESTANDTFNYWLPILRELLPSSLIEQVKKNESDLMVVQEILTDYELIVDSYEQVRERPKDNKEQEKYYSGKASKHTFKSQMIILPDARDIVDVVAGEPGPKSDITLFRENRDNFDQKQKFKGDLGYQGEDLIDTPIKTPRNGKLTISQKKENQEFSSKRIFVEHRIRSVKIFRVVQERFRLNPKKYEQVILTICGLVRFRIGALVLPTEIYAIA from the coding sequence ATGAGCAATATACTGAACCATATTGAAGAGAATCCTAAAGAAACAAAGCGGTTAATTGGTCTAGAGTACGAACAGTTACAACAATTAATTCAAAATGCCGAAAGATTACACCACGAAAAACAAGAGTTATTAGAATCTACAAAAGTGAGAATTATTGCTAGTGGTGGAGGTCGTAAACCCAAACTATCCATGAAAGAAGAAATAATTTTAACCTTGGTCTATCTCAGGCATCTGACAACCTTTCAACTTTTGGGCATCCAGTTTGGAGTGAGTGAGTCTACAGCAAATGATACATTTAATTATTGGTTGCCAATACTTAGGGAATTGTTGCCATCCAGTTTAATTGAACAAGTAAAAAAAAACGAATCTGATTTGATGGTAGTTCAAGAAATTCTCACAGATTACGAATTAATTGTAGACAGCTATGAACAAGTGAGGGAAAGACCTAAAGACAATAAGGAGCAAGAAAAATATTACTCTGGCAAGGCAAGTAAACATACATTTAAAAGTCAGATGATTATTTTGCCAGATGCAAGGGATATCGTTGATGTTGTAGCTGGCGAACCTGGACCGAAAAGTGATATAACTTTGTTTCGAGAAAATCGTGATAACTTTGACCAAAAACAAAAATTTAAGGGAGATTTAGGATATCAAGGAGAAGATTTAATTGACACACCTATTAAAACACCGAGAAATGGAAAGTTAACTATTTCTCAGAAAAAAGAAAACCAGGAGTTTTCCTCCAAAAGAATATTTGTTGAACACAGAATTCGTTCGGTAAAAATATTCCGAGTTGTCCAAGAAAGATTTCGGTTAAATCCTAAAAAGTATGAGCAAGTAATTTTGACAATTTGTGGACTAGTAAGATTCCGAATTGGGGCCCTCGTATTACCAACAGAAATATATGCGATCGCCTGA
- a CDS encoding MAPEG family protein, translated as MTQDAIFSPFFATVFLTLFVWVYMYIRRINFITSNKLSQKELATPNTLAQISPPNVSNPSDNLKNLFEIPVLFYALVLYLFVTKQVDTVYVNAAWIFVVFRVLHSIVHCTFNLIILRFYLYLFATLAVWFIAIRAALMHFT; from the coding sequence ATGACGCAAGATGCAATTTTCAGTCCATTCTTTGCAACAGTGTTTCTGACACTCTTCGTCTGGGTGTATATGTACATCCGTCGTATCAATTTTATCACCAGTAACAAGCTCAGTCAGAAGGAGCTTGCTACACCTAACACACTGGCGCAAATCTCCCCACCAAATGTATCCAATCCATCGGATAACTTAAAGAACCTGTTCGAGATTCCGGTACTTTTTTATGCGCTTGTCCTATACCTCTTCGTTACAAAGCAGGTGGATACAGTGTATGTGAACGCCGCGTGGATCTTCGTTGTGTTTCGCGTATTGCATAGTATTGTCCATTGCACATTCAATCTCATTATTCTTCGGTTCTACCTTTACCTATTTGCCACACTCGCGGTGTGGTTCATCGCAATCCGCGCCGCTCTCATGCACTTCACATAG
- a CDS encoding archease, with the protein MPYEFLEDIATADIAFRAWGKDLQEVFKAAGDATINTMIEDLDSIERKETRTFHLEDDALDLLLFNFLQEFVYYKDSELLLLRAQQIDFEEKDDKYQLTAVTQGETLDRDRHEQRVDVKAVTLHRFQLEKTNDGWTAMVILDI; encoded by the coding sequence ATGCCTTATGAATTTCTTGAGGATATTGCTACGGCTGATATTGCCTTTCGTGCTTGGGGAAAAGATTTACAGGAGGTATTTAAAGCAGCCGGTGATGCAACAATCAATACTATGATTGAAGATTTAGATTCCATAGAACGTAAGGAAACAAGAACCTTTCATTTAGAAGATGACGCATTAGACCTTTTACTATTTAATTTTCTTCAAGAATTTGTTTACTACAAAGATAGCGAGCTACTGCTGTTGCGAGCGCAGCAAATTGACTTTGAAGAGAAAGATGATAAATATCAGTTAACTGCAGTCACTCAAGGAGAAACACTAGATCGCGATCGCCACGAACAGCGAGTGGATGTTAAAGCAGTCACATTACATCGGTTTCAATTGGAAAAAACCAATGATGGCTGGACTGCTATGGTCATTTTGGATATTTAA